ctgctctaatacataaaaaatataactaggactttaaaattattctttaatttttaccagtacaaaatttttcaaaaaaacatgCTGAAGAAATTGAAGTGTTAAGCATATAATGGATTCAATTAACTACAGCTGCAATGCACTTGCTATATAAAAAGAACAGAAACTCAGAACATATGGATTCATACATCTTAGATGTGAATATTTggattttcaataaaaacaggTTGAAAGAACTGTCTGGAATTGGTAACAGATTATTAAAAGaatgaaacatttaaaaacctTATGAAACTAAATGAGTAAGCTTAAATTGACAGTTTCGACACTGGGATAAATTATCAAGGAtagtattattaattttaaacatGGATTGAAAACTGCCATGATAGAATATACAAATAGGAATTCATCGTTATAATAATCCATTGATATCACTgcgtcaaaaaaaaatatagcaatatgATATATGAATAGGAATCACTGGAACGGTAGTGATACAAAACATATAATGGGTGATTATTGGGTTATTATCTTGAGGGTTGTTATCTGAttttggcgcttcagaagtatgtgtaccagtatggAAGTAATTAGTAATAAAGTCATTTTTTGcgcctaatttacatcaagttgtgtaaagggactgaaacctatgagcagggggtatattcacttggctaatacagacagtctcggaactcataatagaactaaaataagggaaatcggaataaaattatggcctaaccctgacctggtacacacactatttTTATATCAACTGGCCAGCTGAATGTACTGGTACAttataatgttttaaaaaatgacaaatatatatttatgcaaaTACATCAACAATGGTAATTACCTCTGTTGAACACTAAAAGTATGCAAGTCGTTGTTAACGATACAATAGTCAATTTCATCTCTCGTATTGTCATAAAAGTCACCTTTGACTGGGATTTACTTCACGATTAGAACTTTTACTAAGATTATTTGTGCACCCAGCAAGGAAGGAGTGGAGTTACTGCAAATTATGGTTTACTCCCAGTCATCAGCAGTTTGAAATGTGATGACaatgtttgaataattttaacagGAATAATTCAAGATTTGGAGGCCAATTAGTTATGGTAATGTGCCAATAGCAATCTTTATCGAGCAAAGATCATTGCAAAAAATTATGATATGAATGatcaaaattgaacaaatattttccataaaatacaacaaaattcTACAGAAAATAACTCCAAACTAGGCTAAATCAGTTTATCAAATATAGCTGTTGAGATTTCACAAATATCAAGTAATATTATCATGCTATGTCAAAGGCCAAcgatatttaacaatatttgcTTCAATTTGCgttgtaattattttttcacaatagGTAAAATGGAACAATTATGCTCTAGGACTTCATTTATATCTAGAGTTTTATTAACGTGCAGGTGCAACATATTATAACAACTCTTAGTGAAGGTcgaagataaataaaagtatttcccAACTGTGTGTACATTAGACTGGCATTGTGATAGCTACAGTAGCCGTAGACATGATAATTATATCAGGAAAATCAATTTCATCCCACAagttcaaatcaaaattatacTTTTCAGCAGAATGTGGTGTTCCTCTATCCCCTACTGCATATAATTCATTACCAACAACAGACAGCCTGAATTCGTCTCGCGGTATTGTCATACACGCTAAATTAGTCCAGGTATCACTGTGTGGGCTGAAATATTCCAAACTAGACAATGCATCGCCCAAGTAACCTCCAGCCACGAATATTTGTTCTCTGAAGACAATAGCAGCAGGTGTCTGTCGAGCTGTATTCATTGAACTGACCTTCGACCAAGAATTATCAAgaggtgaatattttttaacgtctttcattattttttgtttgttatcaaGACCTGCAATAACATAGATAAAGCGGTCTAACTCAACTACAGCACAATCCCGAATTATCTCATTATCACATTGCACTTGTTTCCAGCTATTTTCAAGATGATTGAAATGCTCCATCACATTATTTCCAACGACAAAAATCGAATTTTTATATACTGTAGCAGATAACCTTTTACCATGATCCGAATTTGTTTCTTTCATCTCAATCCAAGTGGAGTGTTCTTCATGTACATTGATGCGATATACTTTCTTATTTCCAAACAAAACATATAAATATTCTTTTAAAACAACTGCAGTATATGACCCTGTAATCATCTGATCATTTAGTGGTCTCAACTTGGTCATTTGATTTTGATTCGGTTCAAAAACTTGAAGAAAATTTGTCGATTTGTCGAAAATAATTAATGCATTTGTCATTGTTTAATATTCAGCAACTTGTACAGGTGACTCTTTCACTCCAAAGGTATCAGCCATTGATAGCAAGAAAGTATTCATGCAATATGCAGATTCTTTACAAATTTGATTGTGCTTAGCTAAATAGTGTATGTATTTGGGAGTAACCTTACTAATATTAACACAA
The genomic region above belongs to Styela clava chromosome 13, kaStyClav1.hap1.2, whole genome shotgun sequence and contains:
- the LOC144431364 gene encoding ectoderm-neural cortex protein 1-like, with protein sequence MTNALIIFDKSTNFLQVFEPNQNQMTKLRPLNDQMITGSYTAVVLKEYLYVLFGNKKVYRINVHEEHSTWIEMKETNSDHGKRLSATVYKNSIFVVGNNVMEHFNHLENSWKQVQCDNEIIRDCAVVELDRFIYVIAGLDNKQKIMKDVKKYSPLDNSWSKVSSMNTARQTPAAIVFREQIFVAGGYLGDALSSLEYFSPHSDTWTNLACMTIPRDEFRLSVVGNELYAVGDRGTPHSAEKYNFDLNLWDEIDFPDIIIMSTATVAITMPV